One Thiobacillus sp. genomic region harbors:
- the rsmI gene encoding 16S rRNA (cytidine(1402)-2'-O)-methyltransferase: MQDAPQPSPPGTLAIVATPIGNLRDITLRALDVLRAADVIAAEDTRNSQHLLSAYGIQARLVAVHEHNEAAAAGRIVEDLQAGKRVAYISDAGTPGLSDPGARLVRAVREAGLPVLPVPGASALAAAVSVSGLEGGFLFQGFLPPKATARRKALEGLRDLPVALVFYEAPHRIEETVADLAAVLGGEREILFGREITKKFEQIHACPLAEATAWLAADDNHRRGEFVLVVWPPAEQVDKADGEGRRVLEILLAELPLKQAAHLAARLTGGRKNELYDLALGLKKETEK, from the coding sequence ATGCAAGACGCCCCCCAGCCCTCCCCTCCCGGCACCCTGGCCATCGTCGCCACCCCCATCGGCAACCTGCGGGACATCACCCTGCGGGCCCTGGACGTGCTGCGAGCGGCGGACGTGATCGCGGCGGAGGACACCCGCAACAGCCAGCACCTGCTTTCCGCCTACGGCATCCAGGCCAGGCTGGTGGCGGTGCACGAGCACAACGAGGCCGCCGCCGCCGGGCGCATCGTGGAAGACCTGCAAGCCGGCAAGCGGGTGGCCTACATCTCCGACGCCGGCACGCCGGGCCTGTCCGACCCGGGTGCCCGTCTGGTGCGGGCGGTACGGGAGGCCGGCCTGCCGGTGCTGCCCGTGCCCGGGGCCAGCGCCCTGGCGGCGGCCGTGTCGGTCTCCGGCCTGGAGGGCGGCTTTCTGTTCCAGGGCTTCCTGCCCCCCAAGGCCACGGCCCGGCGCAAGGCGCTGGAAGGCCTGCGGGACCTGCCCGTTGCCCTGGTGTTCTACGAGGCGCCCCACCGCATCGAGGAGACCGTGGCAGACCTGGCTGCGGTGCTGGGGGGCGAGCGGGAAATCCTCTTCGGCCGGGAGATCACGAAGAAGTTCGAGCAGATCCACGCCTGCCCCCTGGCCGAGGCGACAGCCTGGCTGGCGGCGGACGATAATCACCGCCGCGGTGAGTTCGTGCTGGTGGTGTGGCCCCCGGCTGAACAGGTGGATAAGGCGGATGGGGAGGGCCGGCGGGTGCTGGAGATCCTGCTGGCGGAGCTTCCCCTGAAGCAGGCGGCCCACCTGGCGGCCCGGCTCACCGGCGGCCGCAAGAACGAACTGTATGACCTGGCCCTGGGCCTGAAAAAAGAGACCGAGAAATGA
- a CDS encoding PilT/PilU family type 4a pilus ATPase encodes MLELLKAMLEKGASDLFVTVGAPPGLKLSGELTLFNAKPVTREQAVEIVRSVMNDKQWAEFEKTNECNFALSLDGIGRFRVNCYVQRGSVGLVARHIVTEVPTMDGLGLPPSLKSLMMEKRGLVLMVGATGSGKSTSLAAMLNHRNENTRGHIITIEDPIEFVHPHKKCLVMQREVGIDTDNWFAALKNTLRQAPDVILIGEIRDMNTMDYAIAFAETGHLCLATLHANNANQALDRIINFFPSERRDQLLMDLSLNLKGMVSQRLIPKKGGGRTPAIEIMLASPLISDLIHKGAVHEIKPIMARSRDLGMCTFDQALYDLCAADQVEPEVALRYADSQNELRLQLKDLARQRGITDLDDNKGLSIV; translated from the coding sequence ATGCTGGAACTGCTCAAGGCCATGCTGGAGAAGGGGGCCTCGGACCTGTTCGTCACCGTGGGGGCGCCCCCGGGCCTGAAGCTCAGCGGCGAGCTGACCCTGTTCAACGCCAAGCCCGTCACCCGGGAACAGGCCGTGGAGATCGTGCGCTCGGTGATGAACGACAAGCAGTGGGCCGAGTTCGAGAAGACCAACGAGTGCAACTTCGCCCTGAGCCTGGACGGCATCGGCCGCTTCCGCGTGAACTGCTACGTGCAGCGGGGCTCCGTGGGCCTGGTGGCGCGCCACATCGTCACCGAGGTGCCCACCATGGACGGCCTGGGCCTGCCCCCGTCCCTCAAGTCCCTGATGATGGAGAAACGGGGCCTGGTGCTGATGGTGGGCGCCACGGGCTCGGGCAAGTCCACCAGCCTGGCGGCCATGCTGAACCATCGCAACGAGAACACCCGGGGCCACATCATCACCATCGAGGATCCCATCGAGTTCGTGCATCCCCACAAGAAATGCCTGGTGATGCAGCGGGAGGTGGGCATCGACACGGACAACTGGTTCGCAGCCCTGAAGAACACCCTGCGCCAGGCCCCGGACGTGATCCTCATCGGCGAGATCCGGGACATGAACACCATGGACTACGCCATCGCCTTCGCCGAGACGGGCCACCTGTGCCTGGCCACCCTCCATGCCAACAACGCCAACCAGGCTCTGGACCGCATCATCAACTTCTTCCCCAGCGAGCGGCGGGACCAGCTGCTCATGGACCTGTCCCTGAACCTCAAGGGCATGGTGTCCCAGCGCCTGATACCCAAGAAGGGCGGCGGCCGCACCCCCGCCATCGAGATCATGCTGGCCAGCCCCCTCATCTCCGACCTGATCCACAAGGGCGCGGTGCACGAGATCAAGCCCATCATGGCCAGATCCCGGGACCTGGGCATGTGCACCTTCGATCAGGCCTTGTACGACCTGTGCGCGGCGGACCAGGTGGAACCGGAAGTGGCGCTGCGCTACGCCGACTCCCAGAACGAACTGCGCCTCCAGCTCAAGGATCTGGCGCGCCAGAGGGGCATCACGGACCTGGACGACAACAAGGGCCTTTCCATCGTCTGA
- a CDS encoding sodium:calcium antiporter produces the protein MIIWLQFALCLVAIGVAGYRLSLYGDMIAEKLELSRTWIGVVMVASVTSLPELVTGVSSVSMAQTPDIAAGDVFGSCVFNLLLIVILDFLHRQESVYTRAHVGHTLSAGFGVVMIGFMGMNLLLGRQGMAPAIGHVGLYSPAILLLYALAMRTVYRYEQMRELPTADVADKRYQDITLRQAALGYSTAGLVVVAAGIWLPFVGKALAAQSGWGEGFVGTLFVAAVTSLPEAAVSIAAVRLGALDMALGNLFGSNLFNMAILAIDDLFYLPGPLLSGVSPAHAVSALSAMMMSGIAIVGLFYRPRKRLFKTVGWASLFLLSVYLFNAFAMYLHGA, from the coding sequence GTGATCATCTGGCTGCAATTCGCCCTTTGCCTGGTGGCCATTGGCGTGGCCGGCTACCGGCTCTCCCTGTATGGCGACATGATCGCCGAGAAGCTGGAACTGTCTCGCACCTGGATCGGGGTGGTGATGGTGGCCTCGGTGACATCCCTGCCGGAACTGGTGACCGGGGTGAGTTCAGTGAGCATGGCCCAGACACCCGATATCGCCGCCGGCGACGTGTTCGGCTCCTGCGTGTTCAACCTGCTGCTGATCGTCATCCTGGACTTCCTGCACCGCCAGGAGTCGGTCTACACCCGGGCCCATGTGGGCCACACCCTGTCGGCGGGCTTCGGCGTGGTCATGATCGGCTTCATGGGCATGAACCTGCTGCTGGGCCGGCAGGGCATGGCGCCGGCCATCGGCCACGTGGGCCTGTACAGCCCGGCCATCCTGCTGCTCTATGCCCTGGCCATGCGGACCGTGTACCGCTACGAGCAAATGCGGGAACTGCCCACGGCGGACGTGGCGGACAAACGCTACCAGGACATCACCCTGCGCCAGGCGGCACTGGGCTACTCCACGGCGGGCCTGGTGGTGGTGGCGGCGGGCATCTGGCTGCCCTTCGTGGGCAAGGCCTTGGCGGCCCAGTCGGGTTGGGGCGAAGGCTTCGTGGGCACCCTGTTCGTGGCCGCCGTCACCTCCCTGCCGGAGGCGGCGGTGTCCATCGCCGCCGTGCGCCTGGGGGCCCTGGACATGGCCCTGGGGAACCTGTTCGGCAGCAACCTGTTCAACATGGCCATCCTGGCCATCGACGACCTTTTCTACCTGCCAGGGCCCCTGCTTTCCGGGGTGTCGCCGGCCCATGCGGTGTCCGCCCTGTCGGCCATGATGATGAGCGGCATCGCCATCGTGGGCCTGTTCTACCGGCCCAGGAAACGCCTGTTCAAGACCGTGGGCTGGGCCAGCCTGTTCCTGCTTTCCGTCTATCTGTTCAACGCCTTCGCCATGTACCTCCATGGCGCCTGA
- the pyrC gene encoding dihydroorotase produces the protein MKLTLTRPDDWHVHLRDGDMLAAVLPDTARRFARAIVMPNLKPPVRTVAEAAAYRDRILAALPAGLAFEPLMTLYLTDNTSPEEILKARASGFVHAVKYYPAGATTNSDSGVTDIRRVDAALEAMQEAGLPLLLHGEVTDPEVDVFDREAVFIDRILVPLLQRLPRLRVVLEHITTRQAAEFVAAAPASVGATVTAHHLLYNRNAMFQGGIRPHYYCLPVLKRESHREALVAAAVSGNPKFFLGTDSAPHATPTKEAACGCAGIYTAHAAIELYAEAFEAAGALDKLEAFASHFGPDFYGLKRNADTLTLVKESHAVPSTHPAGITPLRAGENLAWRLA, from the coding sequence ATGAAACTGACCCTTACCCGCCCCGACGACTGGCACGTGCACCTGCGGGATGGCGACATGCTGGCGGCCGTGCTGCCGGACACCGCCCGCCGCTTCGCCCGGGCCATCGTCATGCCCAACCTGAAGCCGCCGGTGCGCACCGTGGCCGAGGCCGCCGCCTACCGGGACCGCATCCTGGCGGCCCTGCCGGCGGGCCTGGCCTTCGAGCCCCTCATGACCCTGTACCTGACGGACAACACCTCGCCGGAGGAAATCCTCAAGGCCAGGGCCAGCGGCTTTGTCCATGCGGTGAAGTACTACCCCGCCGGGGCCACCACCAACTCTGATTCCGGCGTCACCGACATCCGCCGGGTGGACGCCGCGCTGGAGGCCATGCAGGAGGCGGGCCTGCCGCTGCTGCTGCACGGCGAGGTGACCGATCCCGAAGTGGATGTATTCGACCGGGAGGCGGTGTTCATCGACCGCATCCTGGTGCCCCTGCTGCAGCGCCTGCCCCGGCTCAGGGTGGTGCTGGAACACATCACCACCCGCCAGGCGGCGGAATTCGTGGCCGCCGCTCCGGCCAGCGTAGGCGCCACCGTCACCGCGCACCACCTGCTCTACAACCGCAACGCCATGTTCCAGGGCGGCATCCGGCCCCACTACTACTGCCTGCCGGTGCTGAAGCGGGAGTCCCACCGGGAAGCCCTGGTGGCGGCCGCCGTGAGCGGCAATCCCAAGTTCTTCCTGGGCACCGACAGCGCCCCCCACGCGACCCCCACCAAGGAGGCGGCCTGCGGCTGCGCCGGCATCTACACCGCCCACGCCGCCATCGAGCTCTACGCCGAGGCCTTCGAGGCGGCGGGGGCGCTGGACAAACTGGAGGCCTTTGCCAGCCACTTCGGCCCGGACTTCTACGGCCTGAAACGCAATGCCGATACCCTCACCCTGGTGAAGGAAAGCCATGCCGTGCCCTCCACCCACCCGGCGGGCATAACCCCCCTGCGGGCGGGCGAGAACCTGGCCTGGCGCCTGGCATGA
- a CDS encoding diguanylate cyclase, whose amino-acid sequence MIDDAKTRFNRLKASGMLPSPQGVALAVLELTQRQDASIQDLTHLVQTDPAMAGRILRYANAVHGGSLRHIASLSHAIVFLGLFRVRQIALGFSLVDHYRSGACKAFDYLGYWTASLATGITAQQLAAQAQCPPDESFTCGLLSGIGRLALATVFPAEYGEVLARNLGNQALRQAEADDFGLDHAALSAELLEDWGLPEIFHQAVRFHESPGESPFPAGSRTQALTNTLHFAARVGQLLTLDDAQRWERLPSLYHAAAQVGLEDTYVPPLVESVVSQWQAWGRELRLPTREFNDIRQLLTAPPPGGDEASLSALLVLPMRMALIVHSPDLLRGLAETLDAMGLAVELATDRESALHLLNHGQTDVMLVELPDCGDRSSRALQELRATDGGRQAYCIALIPPEAEGDVAKLMLVGAADYLLFNYTEAALLARLNAAQRVVSLQGAVRAERETVIRSSGEWARSNRRLLQEALTDPLTGLHNRRYGLDRLRQEWSFALHSDAPLSCLMLDIDHFKRINDQRGHDAGDVVLAQVARLIEGSCRKNDVVFRYGGEEFCIVSPGTPPREALQLAERIVGAIRHARFGKDSDPFQVTISVGVASRVPGHATDVDSLVAQADQALYAAKKAGRDQVMAAWRREAGA is encoded by the coding sequence ATGATCGACGACGCCAAGACACGGTTCAACAGGTTGAAGGCCAGCGGCATGCTGCCATCGCCCCAGGGCGTGGCCCTGGCGGTGCTGGAGTTGACCCAGCGCCAGGATGCCAGCATCCAGGACCTGACCCACCTGGTGCAGACGGACCCGGCCATGGCGGGGCGCATCCTGCGCTATGCCAACGCGGTGCATGGCGGCAGCCTCCGCCACATCGCCTCCCTCTCCCACGCCATCGTCTTCCTGGGCCTGTTCCGGGTGCGCCAGATCGCCCTGGGCTTCTCCCTGGTGGACCACTACCGCAGCGGCGCCTGCAAGGCCTTCGACTACCTGGGCTACTGGACCGCCTCCCTGGCCACGGGCATCACCGCCCAGCAACTGGCGGCCCAGGCCCAGTGCCCCCCGGACGAGAGCTTCACCTGCGGCCTGCTGTCCGGCATCGGCCGCCTGGCCCTGGCGACGGTGTTTCCAGCGGAGTACGGCGAGGTGCTGGCCAGGAACCTGGGGAACCAGGCCCTGCGGCAGGCGGAGGCGGATGACTTCGGCCTGGATCATGCCGCCCTGTCGGCGGAACTGCTGGAAGATTGGGGCCTGCCGGAGATATTCCACCAGGCCGTGCGCTTCCACGAGTCTCCAGGGGAGTCTCCGTTCCCGGCGGGCTCCCGCACCCAGGCCCTCACCAACACCCTGCACTTCGCCGCCCGGGTGGGCCAGCTCCTGACCCTGGACGACGCCCAGCGCTGGGAGCGTTTGCCCTCCCTGTACCACGCCGCCGCCCAGGTGGGGCTGGAGGACACCTACGTGCCGCCCCTGGTGGAAAGCGTGGTGTCCCAGTGGCAGGCCTGGGGCCGGGAGCTGCGCCTGCCCACGCGGGAATTCAACGACATCCGCCAGTTGCTCACCGCGCCTCCCCCCGGCGGGGACGAGGCCAGCCTGTCCGCCCTGCTGGTGCTGCCCATGCGCATGGCCCTCATCGTGCACAGCCCGGACCTGCTGCGGGGCCTGGCGGAAACCCTGGATGCCATGGGCCTGGCGGTGGAACTGGCCACGGACAGGGAATCCGCCCTGCACCTGCTGAACCACGGCCAGACCGACGTGATGTTGGTGGAACTGCCGGACTGCGGCGACCGCTCCTCCAGGGCCCTGCAGGAACTACGCGCCACGGATGGGGGGCGCCAGGCCTACTGCATCGCCCTGATCCCGCCGGAAGCTGAGGGGGACGTGGCCAAGCTCATGCTGGTGGGCGCCGCCGACTACCTCCTTTTCAACTACACTGAGGCCGCCCTGCTGGCCCGCCTCAATGCCGCCCAGCGGGTGGTCTCCCTCCAGGGGGCGGTGCGAGCCGAGCGGGAGACGGTGATCCGATCCTCCGGGGAATGGGCCCGCAGCAACCGGCGCCTGCTCCAGGAGGCCCTCACCGATCCCCTCACCGGCCTGCACAACCGTCGCTATGGACTGGACCGGCTGCGCCAGGAATGGTCCTTTGCCCTGCACAGCGATGCCCCCCTGTCCTGCCTCATGCTGGACATCGACCATTTCAAGCGCATCAATGACCAGCGCGGCCACGATGCCGGGGACGTGGTGCTGGCCCAGGTGGCACGCCTCATCGAGGGCAGCTGCCGCAAGAACGACGTGGTGTTCCGCTACGGCGGCGAGGAATTCTGCATCGTCAGCCCGGGCACCCCGCCCCGGGAGGCCCTGCAGCTGGCGGAACGCATCGTCGGCGCCATCCGCCACGCCCGCTTCGGCAAGGACTCCGATCCCTTCCAGGTCACCATCAGCGTGGGCGTGGCATCCCGGGTACCGGGGCACGCCACCGACGTGGACAGCCTGGTGGCCCAGGCCGACCAGGCCCTGTACGCAGCCAAGAAGGCCGGGCGGGACCAGGTCATGGCCGCCTGGCGCCGGGAGGCCGGGGCCTGA
- the dksA gene encoding RNA polymerase-binding protein DksA yields MATAAKKSAGKTKQSPVKPVAKAGKAVSAKSVAKKAALPKAAIKTAKPAAKPDAKPSPKKTPAKPVTKPAAKPVAKKATPAKAPSATKKSAVKPVAKAAANAAAKVVAARTPAAKPVAKAASKPVAKKPAAKPVTKAAAKPATKTAASKTTQAAAKPAMAKKPAAKAAPVQSKATSAAPAKAKPVAKAAAMPATPLKAASHAAPAEVSKPSVPAMKAVPSKPSKKPAAKSDAGMPANDAELLAMPEDDYMNEVQQAYFKNKLLQMREEILENARETGEHLKENEVFADPNDRATVEEENMLEQRVRDRERKLLKKINASLQRIEEGEYGFCLETGEPIGLPRLLARPTAELSIEAQEKHERLEKLYAD; encoded by the coding sequence CCCCAAGGCAGCGATTAAAACTGCGAAGCCCGCCGCAAAGCCAGATGCCAAGCCGTCGCCCAAGAAAACACCCGCCAAGCCTGTGACCAAGCCCGCAGCCAAGCCCGTGGCGAAGAAGGCCACACCGGCCAAGGCCCCGTCCGCGACCAAGAAGTCCGCCGTGAAGCCCGTCGCCAAGGCAGCCGCCAACGCAGCCGCCAAGGTCGTGGCCGCCAGGACACCCGCCGCCAAGCCTGTCGCAAAGGCGGCAAGCAAGCCCGTGGCCAAGAAGCCCGCCGCGAAACCTGTAACCAAAGCGGCCGCGAAACCTGCTACAAAGACGGCCGCCAGCAAGACCACCCAGGCCGCCGCCAAGCCGGCAATGGCCAAGAAGCCCGCAGCCAAGGCTGCCCCCGTTCAATCCAAGGCGACCAGCGCGGCGCCCGCCAAGGCCAAGCCTGTGGCCAAGGCTGCCGCGATGCCCGCCACTCCGCTCAAGGCCGCGTCCCACGCTGCCCCCGCGGAGGTCAGCAAACCCAGTGTGCCAGCCATGAAAGCCGTACCCAGCAAACCCAGCAAGAAACCCGCCGCCAAATCCGACGCAGGCATGCCTGCCAACGATGCCGAACTCCTCGCCATGCCCGAGGACGACTACATGAACGAGGTCCAACAGGCCTATTTCAAGAACAAGCTCTTGCAGATGCGGGAGGAAATCCTGGAGAACGCCCGGGAGACCGGAGAGCACCTGAAGGAGAATGAGGTCTTCGCCGATCCCAACGACCGTGCCACGGTGGAAGAGGAGAACATGCTGGAACAGCGGGTGCGGGACCGGGAACGCAAGCTGCTCAAGAAGATCAACGCCTCCCTGCAGCGCATCGAGGAGGGCGAATACGGCTTCTGCCTGGAAACAGGCGAGCCCATCGGCCTGCCTCGCCTGTTGGCCCGGCCCACCGCCGAGCTTTCCATCGAGGCCCAGGAAAAGCACGAGCGCCTGGAAAAGCTCTACGCTGACTGA
- a CDS encoding N-acetyltransferase codes for MNEQIRKAIHSDLQAISELVLAAFGVEEGPEIVQLIADLLADRTASPTLSLVAEVDGELVGHILFSKVLVESSDREVSAALLAPLAVHPDQQARGIGGRLIREGLAQLAAAGVDLIFVLGHPGYYPRFGFSEAGIRGFAAPYPIAPRNAGAWMVQALRPEIIGMVSGRVACAEALADPKYWHE; via the coding sequence ATGAACGAGCAGATACGCAAGGCCATCCATTCAGACCTCCAGGCGATCTCCGAACTGGTGCTGGCGGCCTTCGGCGTTGAAGAAGGCCCGGAGATCGTCCAGCTGATTGCCGATCTGCTGGCGGACAGGACGGCCAGTCCCACCCTGTCCCTGGTGGCGGAGGTGGACGGGGAACTGGTAGGGCATATCCTGTTCAGCAAGGTCCTTGTGGAATCGTCCGACCGTGAGGTTTCCGCGGCGCTCCTGGCCCCCCTCGCCGTCCACCCGGACCAGCAGGCCCGGGGAATCGGCGGCCGCCTCATCAGGGAGGGGCTTGCCCAGCTTGCGGCGGCCGGCGTGGACCTGATCTTCGTGCTGGGCCATCCCGGCTATTACCCCCGGTTCGGTTTTTCCGAGGCCGGCATCAGGGGCTTCGCGGCGCCCTACCCCATTGCCCCCCGGAACGCGGGGGCCTGGATGGTCCAGGCACTTCGACCGGAGATCATTGGCATGGTAAGCGGGCGGGTGGCCTGCGCCGAGGCGCTGGCCGATCCCAAGTACTGGCATGAGTGA
- a CDS encoding cation-translocating P-type ATPase yields MTHDWHTLSPAEAADRLEVRTETGLSAEAAEKRLAEHGPNTLPEGRQRGPLAMLLAQFADFMILVLIAAAVVSGLVGEASDSIAIVVIVLLNAVIGFVQEYRAERAMAALKKLSAPSAQVLRDGEWHELEAGALVPGDVVALEAGALVPADLRLTEVAGLRTDEAALTGESHPMDKRLEAAGDADTPLAERHNMAYKGTVTVHGRGLGLVVGTGAGTELGKIAGLLAGQGDNQTPLQKRLAAFGKRLAWVVLAICAILFAAGVLRGEDITLMFLTAVSLAVAAIPEALPAVVTISLALGARRMVKQHALIRRLPAVETLGSVTYICSDKTGTLTQNRMHVRDVWLGEGGQATASEDLYTALALNNDCVFTRGGHPKGDPTEVALFLAAHEAGYDKRQLESANPRVAELPFDSERKRMSTVHAPTEAEDYLVLVKGAPESLLPRCEGVPEAVAAQAERMAAEGLRVMAFARRRLAELPAEPTPANLETGLEFLGLAGLMDPPRREAKRAVAECRAAGITPVMITGDHPATAAAIARELDILGEGRVLTGPELKRLSDAEFERVVEEIRVYARVDPEQKIRIVQALQKKGEFVAMTGDGVNDAPALKRADIGVAMGKIGTDVAREASSLILLDDNFATIVGAVKEGRRIFDNIRKFVKYTMTSNSGEIWTLFLAPFLGLPIPLLPIHILWVNLVTDGLPGLALAVEPAEKGVMQRPPRPPRESIFAHGMWQHMLWVGLLMGGASIFTQAWAWHTGSGHWQTMVFTVLTLSQMGHALAIRSERRSLFEMGLRSNMPLLGAVLLTFALQMAVIYVPALNPIFKTAPLSAGELAFCLVLSSVVFLAVEAEKWLLRRGRLYGEPADR; encoded by the coding sequence ATGACCCATGACTGGCACACCCTGAGCCCAGCCGAGGCCGCCGACCGCCTGGAGGTCCGGACGGAGACGGGGCTGTCCGCCGAGGCGGCGGAGAAGCGCCTGGCCGAGCACGGCCCCAACACCCTGCCAGAGGGCAGGCAACGGGGCCCCCTGGCCATGCTGCTTGCCCAGTTCGCCGACTTCATGATCCTGGTGCTCATCGCTGCCGCCGTGGTCTCCGGCCTGGTGGGCGAGGCCTCGGACAGCATCGCCATCGTGGTCATCGTGCTGCTCAACGCGGTGATCGGCTTCGTGCAGGAATACCGGGCGGAGCGGGCCATGGCGGCCCTGAAGAAGCTTTCCGCCCCCAGCGCCCAGGTGTTGCGGGACGGGGAATGGCACGAACTGGAGGCCGGCGCCCTGGTGCCGGGGGACGTGGTGGCCCTGGAAGCCGGCGCCCTGGTGCCCGCCGACCTGCGCCTGACGGAGGTGGCGGGGCTGCGCACCGACGAAGCGGCCCTCACCGGCGAGTCCCACCCCATGGACAAGCGCCTGGAGGCGGCGGGGGACGCGGACACGCCCCTGGCGGAGCGCCACAACATGGCCTACAAGGGCACGGTGACGGTGCACGGCCGGGGCCTGGGCCTGGTGGTGGGCACCGGCGCGGGCACGGAGCTGGGAAAGATCGCGGGGTTGCTTGCCGGCCAGGGCGACAACCAGACGCCCCTGCAGAAGCGCCTGGCGGCTTTCGGCAAGCGCCTGGCCTGGGTGGTGCTGGCCATCTGCGCCATCCTGTTCGCGGCCGGCGTGCTGCGGGGCGAGGACATCACCCTCATGTTCCTCACCGCCGTGAGCCTGGCGGTGGCCGCCATCCCCGAGGCCCTGCCGGCGGTGGTGACCATCTCCCTGGCCCTGGGGGCGCGGCGCATGGTGAAGCAGCATGCCCTCATCCGCCGCCTGCCGGCGGTGGAGACCCTGGGCTCGGTGACCTACATCTGCTCCGACAAGACCGGCACCCTCACCCAGAACCGCATGCACGTGCGGGACGTGTGGCTGGGGGAAGGCGGCCAGGCCACGGCGTCCGAGGACCTCTACACCGCCCTTGCCCTGAACAACGACTGCGTCTTCACCCGGGGCGGCCACCCCAAGGGGGACCCCACGGAGGTGGCCCTGTTCCTGGCGGCCCACGAGGCGGGCTACGACAAGCGGCAACTGGAAAGCGCCAACCCCCGGGTGGCGGAGCTGCCCTTCGATTCCGAACGCAAGCGCATGAGCACGGTGCATGCGCCGACGGAGGCCGAGGACTATCTGGTACTGGTGAAGGGCGCGCCGGAATCCCTGCTGCCCCGTTGCGAGGGTGTGCCGGAGGCCGTGGCGGCCCAGGCGGAGCGGATGGCGGCCGAGGGCCTGCGGGTCATGGCCTTCGCCCGCCGCCGCCTGGCCGAACTGCCCGCCGAACCGACCCCGGCAAACCTGGAGACGGGCCTGGAATTCCTGGGTCTGGCGGGCCTCATGGACCCGCCCCGGCGGGAGGCCAAGAGGGCCGTGGCCGAGTGCCGGGCGGCGGGCATCACCCCGGTGATGATCACCGGCGACCACCCGGCCACCGCCGCCGCCATCGCCAGGGAACTGGACATCCTGGGCGAGGGCCGGGTGCTCACCGGGCCGGAACTGAAGCGCCTGTCCGACGCGGAATTCGAACGGGTGGTGGAAGAGATACGGGTCTACGCCCGGGTGGATCCGGAGCAGAAGATCCGCATCGTCCAGGCCCTGCAGAAGAAGGGCGAGTTCGTGGCCATGACCGGCGACGGGGTGAACGACGCCCCCGCCCTGAAACGGGCGGACATCGGCGTGGCCATGGGCAAGATCGGCACCGACGTGGCGCGGGAGGCCAGCAGCCTGATCCTGCTGGACGACAACTTCGCCACCATCGTCGGCGCGGTGAAGGAAGGCCGGCGCATCTTCGACAACATCCGCAAGTTCGTGAAGTACACCATGACCAGCAACTCGGGGGAGATCTGGACCCTGTTCCTGGCGCCCTTCCTGGGCCTGCCCATTCCCCTGCTGCCCATCCACATCCTGTGGGTCAACCTGGTCACCGATGGCCTGCCGGGCCTGGCCCTGGCGGTGGAGCCCGCCGAGAAGGGCGTCATGCAGCGCCCGCCCCGGCCGCCCAGGGAAAGCATCTTCGCCCACGGCATGTGGCAGCACATGCTGTGGGTGGGCCTGCTCATGGGGGGCGCTTCCATCTTCACCCAGGCCTGGGCCTGGCACACGGGCAGCGGCCACTGGCAGACCATGGTGTTCACCGTGCTGACCCTGTCCCAGATGGGCCACGCCCTGGCCATCCGCTCCGAGCGCCGTTCCCTGTTCGAGATGGGCCTGCGCTCCAACATGCCCCTGCTGGGGGCGGTACTGCTCACCTTCGCCCTGCAGATGGCGGTGATCTACGTGCCGGCCCTGAACCCCATCTTCAAGACCGCGCCCCTGTCGGCGGGGGAACTGGCCTTCTGCCTGGTGCTGTCCAGCGTGGTGTTCCTGGCGGTGGAAGCCGAGAAATGGCTGCTGCGCCGGGGCCGGCTGTACGGGGAGCCTGCGGACCGCTAA